Below is a genomic region from Argiope bruennichi chromosome 3, qqArgBrue1.1, whole genome shotgun sequence.
gaaaagttcgaaaaattgttaagatatttaaacgttcccctataaaaaggatattttactaaaatatatactaactgaaaataaaacagaatatatgttaatattagattctataacacgttggaacagtttactcctaatgatggaacgatttttgaaactgagaaatccaatccaaaaacaaagaatcgacttaaacctgtaaattaatttttcagatagtgaattcgacgtAATaaccagaactgtatcagctctacttccaataaaactgactattgaggcattatgtcagagagattctaatttattaacagataatgcaacaataaatttcatgttgcagtcactgaaagaacagcacacatcactatttaaagaattatatattacattgaaaaatcgcacagaagaaaggcataccgaaatagaaaatgtcttatggtatttaaataattatagtgattttaaaaatgaaaatgaaaaattgaaaataaccaattcaaatctgattaagtttagagtaaattttcttaaaattttttacccacaaacctatccacattcagaagaatttagttcaattattgaagattatatgtcactactgtcgataatgaaaaggaattgtctcttgaacaaaaattagaattagcgataaataaaaaaatttcaacgaaccaaaatacaatacagaaatcagttatattcaaaaccatccgacgagaaatcgattcatttgaagatgagggatttagaggtaaatacttggaaaaagtatattgcacattgctaacagtaccaccaactagcgtagatatCGAAAGAGCGTAATTTTTTAcacagctagtaatttttacacaaaattacttttcaggcttaatgacagtacaattgatgcattgttttttgagatcacatttcaaaaagttgtaatagtacgccagactgaatagtgatatttacacttttttgtgatttaaataaataagatgtttctttacttttttgtgattatatactgtgataatttataagttacaaattattttttgtgatatttacactttctaacaaaactggcaaataaaacaaagaaacacctgtgttttctttctttttctaaaatttctaatattggtattaaaaccggtatcccggtattaagatttaaaaaataccgaataccggtattgaacttttggtccggtattgcaatccctagtgtcaagttaaaaagaaaattttaaaaattaccagtCACTATTTGTTCTTCAGGGGgcttcttttcattctttttgaaaacaaaatctcCTAAGGCTCGCGAGAGAGCAAGATTGCCTGAAACAGataagcatattaaataaaaatgaaccataaaactttatatatagctctatgtaaatcaataaaaaatagctACCATTAACTCTGTTAAATTCAACCCATCCACCAGCAGCAACTATTCGTTTCACTTCACCTTCATTACTTGGTTTATGATCAAATGATAGTTGTTGAACAGCTCCAGCAACACTAGCAACAGCCCGAGAATCCCCCACATttccctaaaatattattaaaatccaaaagcatttagatattaaacaaaattgatGAATACttcataatcaaattaattttacaaaataaccgatattaaaaaggaaaagaaattcaaaaatacaaccacaattcaattttcttcatatgTCAGTCAACAGACTactccaaaattataatttatgctgTTCTCtttagtatatattataatatatgtacTAAAGAAACCAACATAAgctaaattatttactttcataaTACACTATGAGATaagtctatattttataaatacttcataAGGAATTTAGTAACTTATAAGTGAGTTCAATTATGAAATTAGAcagcacatttaaatattttcaatccttttttttttttttttttttttttttttttttttttgcaattttttattaagttagtAATtagtttctcaaaaaatttatttcaggcaATAACATCAAAAAGATTGGTAATATTAATAACCCTTCGATTAGTAAAGCTATCACTTGCTTCATATTTTATGGAGAACTCTATCagatttatgctttaaaaaaataattccattttgtcTTActctttgatttttgtaaattaagtatcaaaatatttttgcacatatTCGATTTCCAGTATTCCAAAACTATGCCAATTCTCTTGTAAATTATTCTCATAACCAAGATTGCACTTTATAGAGACCAACATGATACTATAGAAAAGTACTAGTATTAACTGCACTAATTTTAGACAATTATTcacaatttctaaagaaaattgatttcacaCATTAAGTTCCTTCTGTATTACACAAttggaaatgcatattttttatggttttgaacatgatttttagaaactgaaattaTGATTTCTGGTCTTTGATGGGTGAACAAAAATGATGCATGAATGGATGAGTGAAATCCTTAATTcccaatattttgatgaaatataccCAAAAAATTAGCTGCAAATAACCAAACATTAAAgagattaataaacaaaaaattaagtaaattattattcaaaaaaaaaaaaatctgatgttttccaataataaatacagtaaatattccatggaaatatgaatatttacttttaaaaaattttaaaatatgtaaaacatagcctttttattttcataatttaaaagtcaaatacCGAATATTTAATTCTCGATCATCCAGCTTCCGTACTATAAggaatagttttcttttatcataattaaatgaggaaggcattGCAGAAGATGTCTTCTATTAAAGaccttttcaaaaactaaaaactgcaaGTTTTGATCCTTATTTCAGGGTTACCTTTTCATGaatgtgtaatcatttatcagtcaaaaataaaatcaattttcttaagaattaggcttATGATGTactttaaagttttgtttatgcTTACTGCATTTatgttaggcattacagaattcgtgttaaaatgtgaacagtttatttCTTGTAATTTACTTTTTcgctaataaattcttgaaacatgtAGTGtagtatataaactaccagtacagtgTCTTCAATTTTAACTTGTCACGTTACCGGCAACCGCTTCTACGATTCTatgaaaactttttcatattatCAGAAAAGGGAGGAGGTGAAGGAAAACATGCtgcaaaattaagcatttattggagccccccctccaaaaaaaaacttaaaaaaatttgtggTTTCCCCCCtccttttacataaaaatgtataaaagtattACACAAAGCAAACAAAATCATGCATGAAAGCAGCAAATCATGTCCAACTTTTTGTGAAACTGAGTTAGGACAAATCTTTTCTTAATCCTTTAAATCACCCCATGACAAAATCTTCCATGTAAAATATGCCTtcaaatgcattctttatttGGCTGAAATTCAAGGGTATTTAACATAATCTTTCaggagaaactaaaaaaaaaaaaaaaaagttttaaaaagtgtatatctaaaaagtattttagatATACACTCAATTCAAGGGTATTTAACATAATCTTTCAGgagaaactcaaaaaaaaaaaaaaaaaaaattaaagttttaaaaagtgtatatttaaaaagtattttgatcatATAGAGTATTATTTCTTAACTTTATATATGAATAtgttaacatatttttgtttcaaaaattgcattaaccaaaattattaaagttacttacacaataaatttttccattcttAATTAATACAACAACAGCTGTTGTGCCAGCTAATTCATCCCTCatattttcatctgaaaaaaaaaaaaaaaaagagtaagttctgatatgtttttgaataaaataaataaataaaacaaaaatccatAACATAGGGGGGAAAAAATACCTTTCAGCATATCAGCATCTACTTccaaaaaactttgttttatagCTTCAACAATATCtcccttttctaaaattttccaaatgagaaaaataataaatgacttcaaagagtttttaaaacataattttagtcagacaaattaaattcttgaagatataaaaaagtttataagcaTCACTGTAAAAACAGtcataattatgtatataaaaaatatatgtcttgagaaatataaaaaattatcaatttaggAGGAATTTGAGCGTGTCCACACACATACAAATTCAGTTGTGATTTCATACGGCAGACAACTTCTCCAaacattttaaagcttcaaaCTGCTGCATTTCATTATTTCGGAATTGAAGGTACATTACTAAATTACTAAAGCTAGAAATTAAGACTATTACTCTTGGAGAATCAAGGTATTTAAACAtgaggaaatatttctttataatcatttaaatttaaaaatagagcttagaaataatattttaaatcataaaaaacaaataacttgtaattaaaataacccttttctctttaaaaaaataaataaaaggacataactataaaaacaaaaacaaaaaaaatgaatatacataaataaaaagtaggaatacaagtgaaattaatgaatgaaattgtcattgcattatttttgaaaaaatttttgtgTCTAATTGGATTTGTTGTTCACAcaaattcaattagaaatattgcttattatgcaattaaaaatttcaaaatgatatatatttaatatagaaaattctatacaacttgaaaaatctacaaaatgaatgtcatcttttatagctgcattttataactttgaaattaCTTACTATAAGCTGGATGAGAAACAATCTTCTTATGTAAATTATTTCCAGCATATTCAGCAACTTTTGCTCCTCCATGACCATCATAAACAGCAAAAAAGCAAGCTTCTTTATCATCAGCTAGAgataataaatgtgtgtgtgcATCTTCCATATCTGAGAACAAGAATTAAGGTCTTTTCTTTTCCCCCTTTGAAAGTTCTTCCTTCAAAttccaaatcttttttaaaacacCTTCATATTATGATACGCGATTTGATATGTAAAGAGTAGGctgagaatattttattgaaatttaaaaaaacaaaagaattttttaattcctttttttatttttattctaatattattgtttgtttgtcAAGTATCACCATTatccactgaaaaaaaaatattaccagtcaattaaatatatattatttaagataaactaaatttctaaaaagtaaacatttttatccAATAGAAACTTACTTCATAAATACATTATGGAACAATTAAAACttactgaaaattttactttaaaatacattatgatgaaacaaaaaataaaggatacTAATACGCCATCCTTGCATACACGAAGCACCAACTTTAACAAAATCATTTGCGCAACTTGAAGTTTCCTTAGCAGTGACGGGCTCTGATAAAGTCTGTCCCATGTTtactaaaatgcaaaaatatttttagcatgatTTCATAACATCCATaaagatatttcaatattataaaaataaattaattttaagataattaactGCACTTAAGTGTATTATAAGGATTGAAATGAAGTAATgagatattcaatttattaacaaaatccATCTACAGtcaaagaaactaaaatttataaaaaaaactgcgaGATGTTTCAAGTTTTGCACTTAAGCAGTTCCTAGATACAATCTTATCTTAATGTTTTTGTATGCAATTACAATGATTAAACAAAAGCCTGCATATTCTTTTGGTTTATTCAGTGTTTGTATCTAATGGAgctattcatatatatttcatgaatacagatttaataaataaaacatattgcaAGTAAAAACTGCttataaagtagtttttttttttttaaggaaatacaaGTTCT
It encodes:
- the LOC129963172 gene encoding probable protein phosphatase 2C T23F11.1 isoform X1, whose amino-acid sequence is MRFLNMGQTLSEPVTAKETSSCANDFVKVGASCMQGWRINMEDAHTHLLSLADDKEACFFAVYDGHGGAKVAEYAGNNLHKKIVSHPAYKKGDIVEAIKQSFLEVDADMLKDENMRDELAGTTAVVVLIKNGKIYCGNVGDSRAVASVAGAVQQLSFDHKPSNEGEVKRIVAAGGWVEFNRVNGNLALSRALGDFVFKKNEKKPPEEQIVTAYPDVVVKDLTPDHEFIVLACDGIWDVMTNDEVVNFIRTRIAIRMEPEQICEELMTRCLAPDCQMGGLGCDNMTVVLVCLLQGESYEELANKCYRVYTSTQDDTLILSESSASEAEDDCEEDNTKSEGFHQRDSMLRDCNVPSNRPPTVPSNLSEKPPTSHLPGLVQMDPSTREGGELTIA
- the LOC129963172 gene encoding probable protein phosphatase 2C T23F11.1 isoform X2; its protein translation is MGQTLSEPVTAKETSSCANDFVKVGASCMQGWRINMEDAHTHLLSLADDKEACFFAVYDGHGGAKVAEYAGNNLHKKIVSHPAYKKGDIVEAIKQSFLEVDADMLKDENMRDELAGTTAVVVLIKNGKIYCGNVGDSRAVASVAGAVQQLSFDHKPSNEGEVKRIVAAGGWVEFNRVNGNLALSRALGDFVFKKNEKKPPEEQIVTAYPDVVVKDLTPDHEFIVLACDGIWDVMTNDEVVNFIRTRIAIRMEPEQICEELMTRCLAPDCQMGGLGCDNMTVVLVCLLQGESYEELANKCYRVYTSTQDDTLILSESSASEAEDDCEEDNTKSEGFHQRDSMLRDCNVPSNRPPTVPSNLSEKPPTSHLPGLVQMDPSTREGGELTIA